The Hymenobacter sp. DG25A nucleotide sequence CAAATCCTACCTGCTTTTTATACCACACCAACCAGTCACGGGTGTTGTTGCGCATGTAGTCGGCGCCCTGGGCGGGGTTGTAGGTAGCGTTGGAGCTCTGACCATACGAGCCATTGTAGTAGCTCACATCGGGGCCAAAATACACGGCATTCCAGTCGCCGGAGGTAGAGTTGTTGCCGGGGTTGGGGTTGAAGTTCTGCCAGTTTTTGGAGAAGCGTCCGTTACGGGCCAGGTAGTTGGCTGCATCTTCGGCCGAGGCCGGCTTGGTATAGCTCACGTACCGGAAGTTCTTGTACTTGCTGGTGGTATAGTCTTCCCAGGCGGCGGGGTCCTGGCCACCGGCGCCGGATTGCGAGCCGGCACCATCTACGTGGTTCAGGACAATGTCCTGCACCACTTCAATACCGTTGGCGTGCAGAATAGCTACGGCACGTAGCAGCTCATCTTTGGTGCCCAGGCGCGTACCTACAAAGCCTTTTTGGTACTTATCGCCCAAATCGTAGTTATCGAAAGGGGAGTAGCCATTGCCCTGATTACCATTTTTAACGGATGGCGGCAGCCACACGGCATCAATGCCCATGGCTTTCAGGCGGGGAGCCAGCTGGGCAATGTAGTTAGCCCAGCCGTTGGGGTAATTGCTGTTCCAATAGTCCCACCAGAAGCCCTGAAGGACGATTTTCTGGGCCTGCGCCGGTCGGTTGGCACCGAGCATTAGGCAGCCGAGAAGACACAGGAGGGCAACAGCCCTCCCGAAAGGAGTACGCGTGTGCATAAGCAGTGGGAATTGGGGAGTGGAAAAGAGAGATTATTCCCAGATCGGGGGTGGCCGAAAAGGGGTCTTAAATTAGTGAAATACTATTATCATACAGCTGGGAGGGACTATATAAAATTTGGATATTCACAATTTGAGTAGTTCTGATATGAATTATAAGCCCGCTATATATGTTCAGCCCACTACATACTGTTATTATAACTGACCCATCAGTCGTTTTTTACGTATAGTCGGCAGAGCTTCTGTTTACAGCGGAAGCCCAGAACTCCGATCCAACCTGAATACCTGATATGGAAAAGCCAAGTGTTATTCGCCGGAACCGTCTGAAGCGCCGGGCGCGTCGGGCCGCACGTCGTATCCTGCCATTCGTAGCTTCGCTATTTATGGCCACTCCGCTGGCTACCCCCATGGGCTCTACCCAGGCCCGTGCCACTGCTGCTGAACACCGCTTGCCCACTGCCGCCGAGTTGCGGACCAGCGCTTTTGCCCATACCACCCGCCAGTTGTACCAACAACTGGGCGTGGAGGCCACCGGCCTGCGCTACGAGGTGTTTGAGAAGGCCCTGACGGGCTACCTCAACCTGAAAGGCGAAGGGAAGCTGAGCGAAGACAAGCAACTGCTTACGGTCATCGACTTTGAGAAGCCTTCCACGGAAAAGCGCCTCTGGGTGCTGGACCTGGCCCAGAAGCAGATTCTGTTTAACACGCTGGTGGCCCACGGCCACAACTCCGGCGAAAACGTGGCGACTTCCTTCTCCAACGAGAATGAGTCTAACATGAGTAGCCTGGGCTTTTATGTAACTCAGAGCGAGTATTACGGCAAGCACGGCCGCTCCCTTAAGCTGCAGGGCGTAGACGAAGGCTACAACGATAACGCCATGATGCGCTCTGTTGTCATGCACGGCGCCGACTATGTAAGCGAAGACTTCATTAAGCAGTTCGGCCGCTTGGGCCGCAGCCTGGGTTGCCCGGCGCTGCCCATGGATCAGTACTCTCAGATTATTGATACTGTGAATGGCGGCACCTGCCTGTACCTGAACGGCTCCGATACCTCCTTCAACTCCCGCTACCTCAACAAGGACGTAGCAATGGATACTTTCTTCAAGGATGGCGCGCTGATCTAAGCCGCCCTCACCTCCAATAAAAAAAGCCCGCTTGCATTGCTGCAAGCGGGCTTTTTGTGTTTTTAAACTTTACAGCGAAAGGCCAAATTTCTTGCCGACCGTTTCCAGGTCCTGTACCACCGGCATCAGCAACGGAATACCTTCCAGCAGGCGGTGCGCTGCGGTTTCGCGCTCCGGGTCGCCGGGGATGAGCACCTGCTGGCCGGGTACGGCGCGGGCGTTGCGGAAGGTGGAAATCCAGTTATCCATGTGCGTCTTGAATTCGGCGGCGGGGCGGAAAGCATCTACGCGCATCGCCCCAAAGAAATGCCCGATGCCTTGGCCTACCGGGTCGGCAGGGGGCTGCAGGAAAGCCACGAAGGGCGGCACCCAGGGGCCATAGTTAGCGCCGGAAAGCACGGCGGAGAAGATATCCACCACGCTGCCCAGGCAGTAGCCTTTGTGGGAGCCGGTTTCACCGCCCAGGGGCTGCAGGGCACCGCCGTCTTTCAGCTCATTGGGGTTGAGGGAAGTGTTGCCGTCTTTATCCTGAATCCAACCGGCCGGGGCAGGCTGATTCTTGCGCTGCAGGATTTCCAGCTTGCCATTGGCCGCAGTGGTGGTAGCGAAATCAGCTACAAAATCGGGCTGGTCGCCGGCGGGAATGGCTACGGCTATGGGGTTGGTGCCCAGCAGCCGGTCCAGGGAGTTGGTGGGGGCCACCAGCGGCGAGGCGTTGGTCATGGCTATGCCAATCATGTCGTGCGGTAGCGCTTTCATGGCATGGTAGCCCGCAATACCAAAGTGGTTGGAATTGCGCACCGATACCCAGCCCGTGCCGGCCAGCTGTGCTTTCTCAATGGCTACCTGCATAGCCTTGGGGCCTACTACCAACCCCAAACCACCATCCCCATCTACCACGGCAGTGCTGGGCGTTTCGTACGTCACACCCACCCGCGGCGTGGCATTGATACGGCCGGCTTCCCACAGGCGCACATACCCAATCAGGCGGGCCACGCCGTGGGAATCGATGCCGCGCAAATCAGCGGAAAGCAGCGTTTCCGTGGCCAGCGTAGCATCATCCTCCGAACAGCCCATGCTTTGGAAGACAGACTCGGTGAAAGCGAAGAGGTGGTTGTAGGAGAAGTTGGAAGTCATTGGGAAGGGGTATTCAGAATTTCATGCTGTTCAAAAGTCGTCCGTCATGTCGAGCGAAGTCGAAACATCTCGCGTAGGGTCGTTACCACAGTAACTGTCATGCTGAGCTTGTCGAAGCATCTATACCGCTTCGTTTAGTTACTACCACAACATCAGCACGCGAGATGTCTCGACTGCGCTCGACATGACGGTCTATAGTTCGCAGGTAAGAGATAGAAGCCTCTGCGAGAAAGAGGTGGTGATAAATCGTTACTGAGCCAGCATCTCGCTCAGCAAACCTTCTTTCAGGGCGTAAGCGGAGGCCGTGATGGAGCGGAAGTTGTAGGCGTTCAGCACCGAATCAATCAGCACGCAGGCTACCACAATCATGTCGGCGCGCAGGGGCGTCATGCCGGGCAGGGCCAAGCGGCCGGCGTGATTGAGGGTGAGCAGCTGGTGGTAGCTGGTTTTGAAGCTTTCGTAGGAAATGAAGGTGGCTGGCTCGGCTTTGCCCACCAGCTCGGGATGGCCGGTGCGGGCAGCCTGCAGGTCGCAGAGCGTATCAAAGGTGCCGCTGGCGCCTACCAAGCCTACGGGCTGGTACTGATGGATGGCAGATGTAAGTGGTGCCAGTACTTCGGCCAGGTAATTTTGCTCGGCCTTGATGTCGGCCTCGGAAAGCGGGTCGTGGGTGAAAAACTTATCAAGCAGGCGCTGAGCGCCAATTTCAAAGCTTTGCTTCCAGAAGGTGCGGTGCGCATCGGCAATGATGAACTCTACCGAGCCGCCGCCAATATCCATGAGCAGGTGCGGCGCATCTCCCAGCGGCACGGCCTGCCGAATACCTTTGGCAATCAGCTCCGCCTCCCGGTCGCCGGCAATGATATCCACCTTAATTCCGGTTTGGTCGAAGATGTCTTCAACTAGGTCGGCGCCGTTGCGGGCTACGCGCACGGCGCTGGTGGCGGTGGCGCGCACTTCCGTTACCTGATGCAGCTCAATCTCTTCCTGAAAAGCGGCCAGCGTGTGCAGAGCGCGGGTATACGCCGCGGGGGCAATTTCACCGTTGCTGATACCGCCTTCGCCCAACTTTACGCCCACTTTGGTGCGCATCAGCACCACCGGCTCCAGGTGGCGCGGTTCCGGCAGCTCCACAATCAGCAGGTGGAACGTGTTGGTGCCCATATCAATCAGGGCCAGGCGGCGGTGTTTGGTAAGAGTGGTCATCAGAAAGTTGAATACGGGCCGCTAACAAGAAAACACCAGGACGCAATACGTTACTGCTACGCCAAAATCACACAAAAAGAACCGCTGCTAGGCAGGGCTGGCAAAGCGGCAGAACGTGCCCAGGGGCAGCTTGCGCGCCGCCTGGTCGTGTAGATAGATTTCGCCGATTTCGCGCGGGCCGGTAGTAGGAGGGAAGATGTCGGTTACGAGGTTATCCAGAATCAGGGCTGAAAACCCGAGCGAGTAGAGGTTGATGAGGAAGAAATGGTCGGTGGGGTCCAGCAGCTCTTTGCAGAGCTTGAGCATTTCGTTCAACTCATCTTCCAGCTGCCACTTTTCGCCGTTAGGCCCCCGGCCGTAGGCGGGTGGGTCCAGAATCAGGCCCTGGTATTTGCTGCCGCGCTTTACTTCGCGCCGCACGTATTTCATGGCATCCTCTACCAGCCAGCGCACCCCATCCAGGTTGGAGGCTTCCATGTTGTCGCGGGCCCAGAAGTTTACCTGCTTCACGGAGTCTAAGTGGGTTACATCGGCGCCGGCGGCGCGGGCGGCCAGCGTGGCGGCGCCGGTGTAGGCAAACAAATTCAGCACGCGCGGCACGGCCGCTTTCCGCAGCTTGGTTTGCTGGTAGATAAACTGCCAGTTAGGGTCCTGCTCTGGAAACAGCCCCACGTGCTTAAACGACGACAGCCCCAACCGGAACCGCAGTTTCAGGCCTTCCTGATCGTAGTTGATAACCCACTGCTCGGGCGTGCCGGGCTTTATTTTCCATTGGCCGCGCTCCTGGCTGCCTTTTTCGCGGGTGAAGGTGGCGTTGGCCCGGTTCCACTCTGCCGCCGACAGCTTCGGGTCCCAGATGGCCTGGGGCTCGGGCCGGGCCAGGATATGTTGCCCAAATCGTTCGAGCTTTTCAAAGTTGCCCGAGTCGATCAGCTCGTAATCAGGCCAGTTGCCGGTGGTCAGGAAAGAATACATAGGGTACAAGCGAAACCGCCCTTGGGCGGGCGGCCAAAGGTAGGGCATTGCTGGTTAAATGGCGGCAGAAGCGCGACCCATGGCAGCGGAGAAAAGGGGTTTCGCACTACGTAATTATCAGTGGCTAACCTGTATCTTACTGTGTCTCCGGCGGCTGGCGCGGCCCGGTATTTACCACGGCCGGAAACGGCTTATTCGCGGTAGCTTTGCAGCCGAAAAGCGGAGACGTTGCTATCAGGCCCACACCTTGGTTATCTACTCTGCTTATCCCTACCTCACCTCTATTATGAAGCTGCAATTCCATAAATACCAAGGCACCGGCAATGATTTTGTAATGATTGACGACCGGGCCCGAAAGTTTGACGCGGCTAACCATACCCTGGTACGCCGCCTCTGCGACCGGCGCCTCGGTATTGGTGCCGACGGCCTGATTCTGCTGCGCAAGCATTTCGACTATGATTTCGAGATGGTGTATTTCAATGCCGATGGCTACGTGGGCTCTATGTGCGGCAACGGCGGCCGGTGCACGGTAGCTTTTGCGCAGTTTCTGGGGGTGATAGAGAATACCACCATTTTTCTGGCCGCCGATGGCCAGCACGAAGGCCGCATAGAGGCCGACGGCACCGTACACCTGCGCATGCAGGATGTGCTAGGGCAGCAGGAAGTAGAAGAAGACGGCATTTTTCTGGATACCGGCTCGCCGCACCTCGTGCGCTTTCTGCCGCCCAGTACGCTGGCGGAACTGAATGTATTTGCTGAAGGCCGCGCCATTCGCTACAACGAGCGGTTCCGGGAGCGGGGCACCAACGTCAATTTTGTGGAAGCTCCTTCTGACCCGGCCCAGCCCTGGCAGGTGCGTACCTATGAGCGCGGCGTAGAAGACGAAACCTTCTCCTGCGGCACCGGGGTAACGGCCGTAGCTCTGGCCGCCTCCCGGCGCGGGGCAGCCAGCCCCGTGCACCTGCGCACCATTGGCGGCGACCTGCGCGTAACCTTTGATGCGCACCCGGATGGCTCCTTCACCCACGTGTTCCTCAGCGGACCCGCCACCCGCGTATTTGAGGGTTCCATTGAGGTGTAGCGTGTATCAATACACACCATAGGAAGCACAAAACTTCTGTCATCCTGAGCTTGCGAAGGACCTTATCACATGTGAACGAACATCATAATAACGACTCGTTCTAGCGGGATAAGGTCCTTCGCAAGCTCAGGATGACAGCGTATTTTATTGCTGGTTTTATTACTTGTTCACTGAATTTCCGCCTGATATAAACCCATGCTCCGGAACGAACTGATTTTCCTGCGTGCGCTGGAAGCCGACGACCTCGACTTTCTCTACAACCTGGAAAATGATGCGGCCTTGTGGGGAGTATCGGATACGCTGGCACCGGTGTCGCGGCACGTGCTGCGCCAGTACCTGGAGCACGCCGCCGCCGATTTTCATGAGGTGAAGCAGCTGCGGCTGGTGATTTGTGCCCAGCCCGATGGCCGGCCGGTGGGTACGCTGGATCTGTTTGATTTTAATCCGCTGCACCAGCGCGCGGGTCTGGGCATTACGGTGCTGGCTACGGAACGCCGGCGGGGCTATGCCGCCGCCGCACTACAGCTGAGTCTGAGTTATGCAGAGCAAACGCTGCGCCTGCATCAGCTGTATTGCACCGTGGAAATATCTAATACGGCCAGTCAGGCGCTTTTTCAGGCCGCTGGTTTTCGCCAGGTAGGCGTGCGGCAGCAGTGGCTGCGCACGGCACAGGGGTGGCAGGATGCCGTAGAGTGGCAGTGTATTCTGGCCGGGTAAATAGGAAAATATCTTTTTGAAGCGGCTCGCCGTATTACGCACTAGATGCTGCCAGGTGTAGCCGGGGCATCGTTGTGTATCGCTATTCATCTCTAGTTCTTCCTCTATGCCCTCCACTACTGCGGCAGGCGCAGCCGCGCGTGCTTCTCAGCCAACCTCAACCGACCCCCAAACTACTGAGCAGTCTTCCACTACCGCTACCACTACCCTTCCCGATTTAGTTTGCTTTGCGCACCTGCACTGGGATTTTGTGTGGCAGCGCCCGCAGCATTTGCTTTCCCGCTTTGCCCAGCAGGGCCGGGTGTTTTATGTAGAGGAACCCTTCTATCACGCCGACGACCTGATTGAGCCGCACCTGGAAATTAAAGAGCGGCAGCACGGCGTGAAAGTAGTAGTGGCACACCTGCCGCAGCGCTTGCGGGCCGATGAAGCTGCCGCCGATGAAGTACAGGCCGCGCTGCTCACGCAGTTTTTTCAGGAGAACAATATTACCGGCAACGTTGCATGGTACTACACGCCCATGGCGCTGGCCAAATCCCGGCATTTGGAAGCCGCCCTTACCGTGTATGACTGCATGGATGAACTGGCGGCCTTCAAGTTTGCGCCGCCCGTGCTGCGCGAGCGGGAGCAGGAGCTTTTCAAAAAAGCAGACCTGGTGTTTACGGGCGGCCACACGCTCTACGAATCCAAGAGCCTGCAGCACCACGATGTGCACCCGTTCCCCAGCAGCATCGACAAAGACCACTTTGGGCAGGCCCGCCAGCACATGGCAGAACCCGCCGACCAGGCAGGTATTCCGTCGCCGCGCGTTGGGTTTTTTGGCGTAGTAGATGAGCGCCTGGATATAGAGTTGCTGGGCCAATTGGCAGCAGCGTATCCGCAGTGGCAATTCGTGATTATTGGGCCTGTAGTAAAGATTGATCCGGCTTTGCTGCCCCGCCACCAGAACATTCATTACCTGGGTGGCAAAGACTATAAGGAACTGCCCAGCTATTTACGGGGTTGGGATGTAGCTACGCTTTTATTCGCTGATAATGAAAGCACTAAATTCATATCGCCCACTAAAACTCCCGAGTACCTGGCGGCCGGTAAGCCAGTAGTTAGCACTCCTATCCGCGACGTGGTGCGCCCTTACGGCGACTTAGGCCTCGTGCACATTGCCTCTAATGCGGAGGATTTTGGAAAAGCTATTGAGCGGGCTCTGGAACAAACTTCCGATGAAGACTGGCGCCAGCGTACCGATGAGTACCTGGAAACCATTAGCTGGGACCTTACCTGGCAGCAAATGGTAGACGTAATGAAGCAGCGCCTGACTACCCGGACAGCCTGATTACCGTATAACCCTTTACCTACCTGTTCTACCCTTCATCCCAAGACCCCTATATATGTTCGATTACCTCATCGTCGGAGCCGGGTTTGCCGGTAGCGTGCTAGCCGAGCGGCTGGCCACCAGGTCTAACAAGAAAGTACTGATAATAGATAAGCGTAACCATATTGGCGGCAACGCTTACGACCACTACAACGAAGATGGCATTCTGGTCCATAAATACGGCCCGCACATTTTTCACACCAACTCGAAGGACGTATTCGAATACCTTTCCAACTTCACCGACTGGCGCCCTTACGAGCACCGCGTATTGGCTTCCGTCGACGGACAGATGGTGCCAATGCCCATCAACCTGGACACCATCAACAAGCTTTACGGCCTCTCGCTGAACAGCTTTGAGGTAGAGCAGTTTCTGGAGTCGCTGGCGGAAAGCATTCCGGTTATCAAAACGTCGGAAGATGTGGTGGTAAGCAAAGTAGGCCGCGAGCTATACGAGAAGTTCTTCCGCAACTATACCCGCAAGCAGTGGGGCATGGACCCCTCGGAGCTGGATAAGTCCGTGACGAGCCGTGTGCCCACCCGCACCAACCGCGACGACCGGTACTTCACCGACACGTACCAGGCTATGCCGCTGCACGGCTACACCCGCATGTTTGAGCGCATGCTGGACCACCCCAATATCAGCATCATGCTGAATACCGATTACCACGATGTAATCGACTTTATTCCCTTCAGGGAAATCATCTTCACCGGCCCGGTAGATGAGTATTTCGATTTCAAGTTCGGCAAGCTGCCCTACCGCTCCCTGGAGTTCAAGCACGAAACGCTGAACACCGAGAAGTTCCTGGCCGCGCCGGTGGTGAACTACCCCAACGAGCACCTCTACACCCGCATTACGGAGTTTAAGGCCCTGACCGGCCAGCAGCACCCCAAGACCAGCGTGGTGTATGAGTACCCCAAAGCGGAAGGGGACCCTTACTACCCCATTCCGCGCCTCGAAAACGCCGAACTGTACAACAAGTACAAAAAGCTGGCCGACGAAACGCCCAACGTGCACTTCGTAGGCCGCCTGGCCACTTACAAGTACTACAACATGGACCAGGTAGTAGCCCAGGCTCTCACGCTCTACAAGAAGCTTACTACCGATAAGCCTACCGAAAAAGCAGCTACCACGCCGCCTATCACGGGCTCGGCTTCCATTATGGAGAAAATTCTTTCCCGGGATCCGGCCAAGGAATAGCGGCAGCGACTCTGCCAACAGCAACGAAAAAGACGGCTATACCAGCCGTCTTTTTTGCGTTATCAGCACGGAGTAATATCAGGTTCTACGCAGTTAAAACGCGTAGCATTAGAATGATAAGAGCCTATTTTGGTCTTCTGCTGTCCAGTAAGGCCAATATCTGCCTACCGTGCTCCAGGTAAGTATTTACTAAAGAATATTCCGTTTCTATACCCGTTATGCTGCCTGGTTTTAGTGTCGGTACGCTTCCACAGCGTAGAATGAGTCGTGAAATAGCAGGCTACTGCCACTCCGACCTTAATAGAAGACCTCGCACACTCTTTGTGGTAGAGAGGTTTCTTGTTTTAAGGGCAGCAATGCGTATGACGGGTTTTTCCCGAAAAACGCCGTAAATTTGAGGTACGCCCCGGCGTTTTCAGTCAATATCTACCAGCATGTTTGATTTTTTAGGGAAGGCAGTTGCCAAAGTGTTCGGGACCAAGTCCGAGCGGGATTTGAAAGAGATTCTGCCGTATGTGGCACTCATCAATGCCGAATATGCCAAACTGGCACCGCTCACCGACGACCAGCTGCGCCAGCACTCTGCTGAGGTACGCGCCCGGATTGACGAGCGTCTCAAAGGCATCGACGACCAGATTGGCGGCCTGCATCAGCGCATTGCCGATGAGCCCAACTTGGACATCATCGAGAAAGAAAAAATCTTCGACCAGATTGATGCGCTGGAAAAGCAGCGGAACAAGGATCTGGAAGTAGTACTGCTGGAAGTATTGCCGGCGGCCTTTGCCACCGTAAAGGAAACCGCCCGCCGCTACAAGGAAAATGGCCAGCTGGTGGTTACTGCTACGGATTTCGACCGGGAAATTTCCCGTCGCAAAGCCAACGTAACCATTCAGGGTGACCAGGCTATCTGGAGCAACAAGTGGATTGCCGGCGGTGCCGAAATCACCTGGGACATGGTGCATTACGACGTGCAGCTGATTGGCGGCGTGGTACTGCACCAGGGTAAAATTGCCGAAATGGCCACCGGTGAAGGTAAAACGCTGGTATCTACCTTGCCCGCGTTCCTCAACGCGCTGGCCCGCCGTGGCGTGCACCTGGTTACGGTGAACGACTACCTGGCCAAGCGTGACTCCGAATGGAATGCGCCGCTGTTCGAGTTCCACGGCATCACCGTGGACTGCATCGATAAGCACCAGCCTAACACTGATGCCCGTCGTGCGGCCTACGCCGCCGACATCACCTACGGCACCAACAACGAATTCGGCTTCGACTACCTGCGCGACAACATGGCCCGCGAAACCGGCGAGCTGGTGCAGCGCAAGCACCACTACGCCATGGTGGACGAAGTGGACTCCGTTTTGATTGACGATGCCCGGACCCCGCTTATCATCTCCGGCCCCGTGCCCCGTGGTGATGTGCACGAGTTCCTGATCCTGAAGCCCCGCATTGAGCAGCTGGTAAACGAGCAGAAAAAGCTGGTGCAGCAGTACCTGGTAGAGGCTCGCAAGCTCATTAAAGAAGGCAACGACGGCGTGAAGGAAGGCGAAGGTGGCCTGATGCTGTTCCGCGCTTACCGCGGCCTGCCCAAGAGCAAGCCGCTTATCAAATTCCTCTCGGAGTCTGGTATGCGCGTGGTGCTGCAGAAAGTGGAAAACCACTACATGCAGGACAACTCGCGGCAGATGCCCGAGGCCGACAAGCCCCTGTTCTTCACTATTGATGAGAAGAACAACCAGATTGAGCTGACAGAGCGCGGCATCGACCTGATTACGGCCCAGGGCGAAGATCCGCACCTGTTCATCATGCCCGACATCGGGATGGAAATTGCGGCCATTGAAAACAGCAAAATCATCAGCGACGACGATAAGCTGCACCAGAAGGAGCAGCTGATCAACGACTATCAGGAGAAGAGCGAGCGGGTACACACCGTAAGCCAGCTGCTGAAAGCCTACACCCTGTTTGAGCGCGACGACCAGTATATCCTGTCCGACGACGGCAAGGTGAAGATTGTGGATGAGCAGACAGGCCGCGTGATGGAAGGCCGACGCTACTCCGATGGTCTGCACCAGGCCATTGAAGCCAAGGAAAACGTGCGCATCGAAGACGCCACGCAAACCTACGCCACCGTAACGCTGCAGAACTACTTCCGCATGTACCACAAGCTGGGCGGCATGACGGGTACGGCCGAAACCGAAGCCGGCGAGTTCTGGGAAATCTATAAGCTGGATGTGGTGGTAGTGCCCACCAACCGCGGCATTTCCCGCAAGGATGAGCACGACAAGGTATACAAGACTGTGCGCGAGAAGTACAACGCCGTAGCCGAGGAAATTCAGACCCTGGTGAAAGCCGGCCGCCCCGTGCTGGTAGGTACCACCTCGGTAGAAATTTCCGAGCTGGTGAGCCGCATGCTGAAGCTGCGCAACATCCCGCACCAGGTACTGAACGCCAAGCAGAACCAGCGCGAAGCTGAGATTGTAGCCGGCGCCGGTCATCCCGGCACCGTGACCATCGCCACCAACATGGCTGGTCGGGGTACCGATATTAAGCTGCGCGGCACCGCGAAAGAATCGGGTGGTTTGGCCATTATTGGTACCGAGCGCCACGAGTCACGCCGCGTAGACCGCCAGCTGCGGGGTCGGGCCGGCCGTCAGGGCGACCCGGGTTCTTCCCAGTTCTTCGTTTCGCTGGAAGACAACCTGATGCGTCTGTTCGGCTCGGAACGCATTGCCAAACTCATGGACCGCATGGGTCTGGAAGAAGGCGAAGTGATTCAGCACTCCATGATTACCAGCTCTATTGAGCGCGCCCAGAAGAAAGTCGAAGAAAACAACTTCGGCATCCGGAAGCGCCTGCTGGAGTATGATGACGTGATGAACGCCCAGCGCGAGGTGGTATACAAGCGCCGCCGCAACGCCCTGTTTGGCGAGCGTTTGGAGCTGGACGTGTGGAACATGATTTACGATGTGTGCGAAAACATCGTGGCCGCCCACAAAGTCACCAACGACTTCGAGGACTTCAAGTTGGCGGTTATTCGCCTGTTCAGCTATGACACGCACCTCACCGCCCAGGACCTGACCAGCCTGCCCGCGGCCCAGCTCACCCAGAAGCTGTATGATGAGGCCTTGGGTTACTACGATGACAAGAGCCGCGTGATTGGCGAGCATGCCCTGCCGCTCATCAACGACCTGATTTCGCAGAACGCCCCCTACGAGAACATTGCCGTTCCCTTCACCGATGGCCGCAAGCAGATTCAGTCGGTGGTAAACCTGCGCCGGGCCCAGGCCAACAAAGGCCAGGAGCTGATTCGCGGCATGGAGAAGGTGGTAACGCTGTCGGTGATTGACACGGCCTGGACGCAGCACCTGCGCTCCATGGACGACCTGAAGCAGGTGGTACAGAACGCCGTGTACGAGCAGAAAGACCCGCTGCTGATCTACAAGTTCGAGTCGTTT carries:
- a CDS encoding Ldh family oxidoreductase gives rise to the protein MTSNFSYNHLFAFTESVFQSMGCSEDDATLATETLLSADLRGIDSHGVARLIGYVRLWEAGRINATPRVGVTYETPSTAVVDGDGGLGLVVGPKAMQVAIEKAQLAGTGWVSVRNSNHFGIAGYHAMKALPHDMIGIAMTNASPLVAPTNSLDRLLGTNPIAVAIPAGDQPDFVADFATTTAANGKLEILQRKNQPAPAGWIQDKDGNTSLNPNELKDGGALQPLGGETGSHKGYCLGSVVDIFSAVLSGANYGPWVPPFVAFLQPPADPVGQGIGHFFGAMRVDAFRPAAEFKTHMDNWISTFRNARAVPGQQVLIPGDPERETAAHRLLEGIPLLMPVVQDLETVGKKFGLSL
- the glf gene encoding UDP-galactopyranose mutase; translated protein: MFDYLIVGAGFAGSVLAERLATRSNKKVLIIDKRNHIGGNAYDHYNEDGILVHKYGPHIFHTNSKDVFEYLSNFTDWRPYEHRVLASVDGQMVPMPINLDTINKLYGLSLNSFEVEQFLESLAESIPVIKTSEDVVVSKVGRELYEKFFRNYTRKQWGMDPSELDKSVTSRVPTRTNRDDRYFTDTYQAMPLHGYTRMFERMLDHPNISIMLNTDYHDVIDFIPFREIIFTGPVDEYFDFKFGKLPYRSLEFKHETLNTEKFLAAPVVNYPNEHLYTRITEFKALTGQQHPKTSVVYEYPKAEGDPYYPIPRLENAELYNKYKKLADETPNVHFVGRLATYKYYNMDQVVAQALTLYKKLTTDKPTEKAATTPPITGSASIMEKILSRDPAKE
- a CDS encoding GNAT family N-acetyltransferase, with product MLRNELIFLRALEADDLDFLYNLENDAALWGVSDTLAPVSRHVLRQYLEHAAADFHEVKQLRLVICAQPDGRPVGTLDLFDFNPLHQRAGLGITVLATERRRGYAAAALQLSLSYAEQTLRLHQLYCTVEISNTASQALFQAAGFRQVGVRQQWLRTAQGWQDAVEWQCILAG
- the dapF gene encoding diaminopimelate epimerase, with translation MKLQFHKYQGTGNDFVMIDDRARKFDAANHTLVRRLCDRRLGIGADGLILLRKHFDYDFEMVYFNADGYVGSMCGNGGRCTVAFAQFLGVIENTTIFLAADGQHEGRIEADGTVHLRMQDVLGQQEVEEDGIFLDTGSPHLVRFLPPSTLAELNVFAEGRAIRYNERFRERGTNVNFVEAPSDPAQPWQVRTYERGVEDETFSCGTGVTAVALAASRRGAASPVHLRTIGGDLRVTFDAHPDGSFTHVFLSGPATRVFEGSIEV
- a CDS encoding glycosyltransferase family 1 protein, which gives rise to MPSTTAAGAAARASQPTSTDPQTTEQSSTTATTTLPDLVCFAHLHWDFVWQRPQHLLSRFAQQGRVFYVEEPFYHADDLIEPHLEIKERQHGVKVVVAHLPQRLRADEAAADEVQAALLTQFFQENNITGNVAWYYTPMALAKSRHLEAALTVYDCMDELAAFKFAPPVLREREQELFKKADLVFTGGHTLYESKSLQHHDVHPFPSSIDKDHFGQARQHMAEPADQAGIPSPRVGFFGVVDERLDIELLGQLAAAYPQWQFVIIGPVVKIDPALLPRHQNIHYLGGKDYKELPSYLRGWDVATLLFADNESTKFISPTKTPEYLAAGKPVVSTPIRDVVRPYGDLGLVHIASNAEDFGKAIERALEQTSDEDWRQRTDEYLETISWDLTWQQMVDVMKQRLTTRTA
- a CDS encoding class I SAM-dependent methyltransferase, which encodes MYSFLTTGNWPDYELIDSGNFEKLERFGQHILARPEPQAIWDPKLSAAEWNRANATFTREKGSQERGQWKIKPGTPEQWVINYDQEGLKLRFRLGLSSFKHVGLFPEQDPNWQFIYQQTKLRKAAVPRVLNLFAYTGAATLAARAAGADVTHLDSVKQVNFWARDNMEASNLDGVRWLVEDAMKYVRREVKRGSKYQGLILDPPAYGRGPNGEKWQLEDELNEMLKLCKELLDPTDHFFLINLYSLGFSALILDNLVTDIFPPTTGPREIGEIYLHDQAARKLPLGTFCRFASPA
- a CDS encoding murein L,D-transpeptidase catalytic domain family protein, whose translation is MATPLATPMGSTQARATAAEHRLPTAAELRTSAFAHTTRQLYQQLGVEATGLRYEVFEKALTGYLNLKGEGKLSEDKQLLTVIDFEKPSTEKRLWVLDLAQKQILFNTLVAHGHNSGENVATSFSNENESNMSSLGFYVTQSEYYGKHGRSLKLQGVDEGYNDNAMMRSVVMHGADYVSEDFIKQFGRLGRSLGCPALPMDQYSQIIDTVNGGTCLYLNGSDTSFNSRYLNKDVAMDTFFKDGALI